In a genomic window of Oncorhynchus keta strain PuntledgeMale-10-30-2019 chromosome 28, Oket_V2, whole genome shotgun sequence:
- the LOC118360850 gene encoding testis-specific Y-encoded-like protein 2 produces the protein MSEKTRYSKKSADSAPKKRCQSDEQAGQSPLPSKLAKVDGEVSSELPSNSHGNKNGEDGDKVPAIEEKNGNEESGLDLKKGPGGGICAAVTANNPSSAEAHVSAVNSALVSCAPVSSDAKEVKHLGSAGAGDCRPSTSLDQSDSAAIAAAEALASLTGAARGEEVKQKSFSSKKVGHYERMGHKGKRGDQEYSKERSKPERGLHTQAAAADSSTSLRGVDREDAEDMPDADEEDDSIPGSSSTPSSSFPSDNDDDDGECAIVSVKMAPEIRQSVALLAQVQMRLDALEKKGARLHQRLELKLSRQRRPHVDQRSSIIQAIPGFWVTALLNHPHLSAHIDKTDEGALSYMTNLEIESFKTNKLGYRIGFHFKRNPYFQNNIIVKELHLGMTGSPVSFSNPILWHRGQNLTLHSEPRRSGRGIYQTFFSWFSDHASPGRDDIAQILKDDLFRNPLRYYLTPLWEPRQNGSTSGPKPADNSNREDCVVISDSDDDDDDDDDDDDDDDEEEQAKSGRGLSREEENEDEDEEHGGRDAESDESPEEDDDGEVAIDGSDDSDQDAREDEDSSYGEKDEEVDVEDVDESRGRDVRDQDKEENVEVDEEEDES, from the exons ATGAGCGAAAAAACGAGGTACAGCAAAAAGTCTGCAGACTCCGCACCGAAGAAACGATGTCAGTCCGACGAGCAGGCTGGCCAGTCCCCTCTTCCAAGTAAGTTAGCCAAAGTGGACGGCGAGGTGTCCAGTGAATTACCATCGAATTCTCATGGAAACAAAAATGGGGAAGATGGCGATAAAGTACCAGCCATAGAAGAGAAGAATGGGAATGAAGAGAGTGGACTAGATCTGAAAAAGGGACCCGGTGGGGGGATTTGTGCAGCTGTCACTGCCAATAACCCATCCAGCGCTGAGGCACATGTCAGCGCCGTCAACAGTGCTCTTGTTTCGTGTGCACCAGTCTCTAGCGATGCAAAGGAAGTAAAACACCTGGGAAGTGCTGGTGCTGGAGATTGCCGACCCTCAACTTCACTGGACCAGTCTGATTCGGCCGCTATAGCAGCCGCCGAGGCACTTGCTAGTCTCACAGGAGCAGCTAGGGGTGAAGAGGTTAAACAAAAGTCATTTTCCTCAAAAAAAGTTGGACATTATGAGAGAATGGGACACAAAGGTAAGCGTGGTGACCAGGAGTACTCAAAGGAACGATCAAAACCTGAAAGGGGTCTTCACACACAGGCAGCAGCGGCAGACAGCTCTACCTCACTGCGTGGAGTTGACAGGGAGGATGCCGAGGACATGCCCGATGCGGATGAGGAAGACGACTCAATACCCGGATCTTCGTCCACACCGAGTTCCTCTTTCCCTTcagataatgatgatgatgacgggGAGTGCGCTATAGTGTCAGTGAAGATGGCCCCGGAGATCCGACAGTCAGTGGCCCTTCTGGCGCAGGTACAGATGAGGCTAGACGCTCTGGAGAAGAAAGGTGCGCGGCTCCACCAGCGGCTAGAGCTGAAACTGAGCCGCCAGCGCCGTCCACACGTGGACCAGCGTAGCTCCATCATACAGGCCATCCCTGGCTTCTGGGTCACGGCA TTATTGAACCACCCTCATCTCTCTGCTCACATTGACAAAACAGATGAAGGCGCTCTCAGTTACATGACCAACCTTGAA ATTGAATCCTTCAAGACCAACAAGCTTGGTTACAGAATCGGGTTCCACTTCAAACGGAATCCTTACTTCCAGAACAACATCATCGTGAAGGAGCTCCACCTTGGAATGACAG GATCTCCAGTGTCTTTCTCCAACCCCATCCTGTGGCACCGCGGGCAGAACCTGACGCTTCACAGTGAGCCCAGGAGGTCGGGACGCGGCATCTATCAGACCTTCTTTAGCTGGTTCAGCGACCACGCCAGTCCTGGCCGGGATGACATCGCACAG ATTCTGAAAGATGACCTTTTCAGAAACCCTCTCAGATACTATTTGACTCCACTGTGGGAACCCAGGCAGAATGGCAG CACCAGTGGGCCCAAGCCAGCTGACAACAGCAACAGGGAGGATTGTGTGGTGATCTCTGActcggatgatgatgatgatgatgatgatgatgatgatgatgatgatgatgaagaagagCAGGCTAAGTCTGGACGAGGTCTTAGCAGGGAAGAGGAGAATGAGGATGAGGACGAGGAGCATGGGGGCCGAGATGCAG AATCAGATGAAAGCCCAGAGGAGGATGATGACGGAGAGGTTGCAATAGACG GCTCTGATGACAGCGACCAGGATGCCAGAGAGGATGAGGACTCATCATACggagagaaggatgaagaggTGGACGTGGAAGACGTGGATGAATCACGAGGTCGTGATGTCAGAGACCAAGATAAAGAGGAGAATGTTGAGGTGGACGAAGAAGAGGATGAGAGCTAA